The proteins below come from a single Necator americanus strain Aroian chromosome V, whole genome shotgun sequence genomic window:
- a CDS encoding hypothetical protein (NECATOR_CHRV.G20847.T2), with protein sequence MTCSLDESILPHPTYDMVNGVVYTPSKAFRFTKSRRVHFNCMLSVCHKNDADCVKDIPPRCPRSLRKRELPGDFSVEERLKNVHALMEVKNITSDEQYEEEEFVGDEKTTTPEASTNTRPLFIEDGPYALPHSCMPSNYLHWIYALLITNILSILVAVPITVRQGRGQRVCAIGWITCMSEGCGRKGVEANNLLVSGPFPDLHLVDRVVRQKFTCHTFAETSKEEKNEKKIYVLVDAGYGYEFWLGLHLHLHASLWSDMIRGSRDRVAADRDGRNAAADGSGMLRP encoded by the exons ATGAC GTGTTCGCTCGATGAGTCGATCCTGCCACATCCAACTTACGATATGGTTAACGGTGTCGTTTACACACCGTCAAAAGCATTCag ATTCACTAAGTCACGAcgagttcacttcaattgcATGCTCTCCGTATGCCATAAAAACGATGCCGACTGTGTTAAAGACATA CCGCCTCGATGCCCACGATCGTTACGAAAACGAGAGTTGCCGGGAGATTTTTCGGTTGAGGAACGATTGAAAAATGTGCATGCGCTGATGGAGGTGAAGAACATCACCAGCGATGAGCAATACGAGGAGGAGGAATTTGTTGGTGATGAAAAGACGACCACCCCAGAAGCCAGCACCAACACGCGTCCATTATTCATCGAGGATG GACCATATGCTTTGCCGCATTCATGTATGCCGTCGAATTATTTGCATTGGATCTACGCTTTGCTCATTACGAATATACTTTCCATACTGGTCGCTGTG CCAATCACAGTACGGCAGGGGCGTGGCCAGAGAGTGTGCGCTATTGGTTGGATTACTTGCATGTCTGAAGGTTGTGGAAG aaaaggTGTTGAAGCGAATAACCTACTAGTTTCTGGACCTTTCCCAGACCTTCACCTAGTCGATAGGGTCGTACGGCAAAAATTCACTTGTCATACGTTTGCGGAGACatccaaagaagaaaaaaacgagaagaaaatatacGTACTTGTTGATGCG GGTTATGGATACGAGTTCTGGCTCGGATTGCATTTGCATTTGCATGCATCCCTTTGGTCCGATATGATCAGAGGATCGCGCGACCGCGTCGCAGCTGACCGCGATGGTCGTAATGCGGCAGCTGATGGATCCGGCATGCTACGGCCATAA